CCCCGCCTGAAACGCGCCGAGCGCGCCGCCGCCCTGCAGGACGAGCACAACGAGGTCGGGAAGCGGCAAGGCGGTGCGGGCGGCTCGGCGGGGCATGGACTCGGGGGACAATCCTCTGACTTGGAGCGGCGCCCATGTTGCACCGCAGCACGCGTCATTGCAATGGCTTGTCGGCTGCGAACCCCCTTCCAATTGCCCGGCGCTGCTGTAACACTCGCGCCCGAACGTCCTTGATGGTGGAGAAGCCCGATGCGCCTCGACGATTATGATCCCGGAGACGATATTCGCGATCTGGGCCGAGGCGGCGGCGGTTTCGGCGGCGGCGGAGGGGGCGGAATCGGCGGGCTGCTGATTGGGTTCCTGCCGATGCTGCTCGGGCGCAAGATGGGCTGCGGGACGATCCTGCTGCTCGGCGCAGTGGCATTTTTCCTGCTCGGCCCCGGTGCCAATATGCTGAGCAGCGGCAGCGGTTCGGCCGATCCGATGGCCGACAGCCGGGGCGCTTCCGGCGCCATATGCGACACGGAAGCGGAGCGTTTTGCCTGCAACGTGTTCAGTTCGACCAACAAGGTGTGGGGTGGCCTGATCAACGGCTATCGCGAACCAAGCCTGCGTTTCTATACCGACAACAACCGCTCCGGATGCGGCGCGGCCCAATCGGCGATGGGGCCCTTCTATTGCCCCGCCGACCAAGGCATCTACCTCGACACCAGCTTCTTCCGCGAACTCGACCAAAAGTTCGGGGCCGCAGGCGACGCGGCGCAGGCGTACGTCGTTGCGCACGAGGTTGGGCATCATATCCAGACGGTCAGCGGCGTTTCCGATCAGGTGCGCCGAGCACAACAACGCGCGTCGCAGGCCGAGGGCAATGCGCTGCAGGTCCGTATGGAACTGCAGGCAGATTGCTACGCCGGCGTCTGGGCCGCACGCGCAAAGACAAACGACGGCCAATCGGTGATGGAACCGGGCGACATGGAAGAGGCGATGCGCGCGGCCAATGCGATCGGCGACGACACGCTGATGCGCTCCGCAGGCCAGCGCCCGGTGCCCGAAAGCTTTACCCACGGCACGAGCGAACAGCGCATGAGCTGGCTTCGCCG
This DNA window, taken from Sphingopyxis sp. PAMC25046, encodes the following:
- a CDS encoding neutral zinc metallopeptidase, giving the protein MRLDDYDPGDDIRDLGRGGGGFGGGGGGGIGGLLIGFLPMLLGRKMGCGTILLLGAVAFFLLGPGANMLSSGSGSADPMADSRGASGAICDTEAERFACNVFSSTNKVWGGLINGYREPSLRFYTDNNRSGCGAAQSAMGPFYCPADQGIYLDTSFFRELDQKFGAAGDAAQAYVVAHEVGHHIQTVSGVSDQVRRAQQRASQAEGNALQVRMELQADCYAGVWAARAKTNDGQSVMEPGDMEEAMRAANAIGDDTLMRSAGQRPVPESFTHGTSEQRMSWLRRGLQTGDPRQCNAFDTAI